The Pan paniscus chromosome 15, NHGRI_mPanPan1-v2.0_pri, whole genome shotgun sequence genome includes a window with the following:
- the LOC100980013 gene encoding LOW QUALITY PROTEIN: olfactory receptor 4N2 (The sequence of the model RefSeq protein was modified relative to this genomic sequence to represent the inferred CDS: substituted 1 base at 1 genomic stop codon) codes for MESENRTVIRXFILLGLTQSQDIQLLVFVLVLIFYFIILPGNFLIIFTIKSDPGLTAPLYFFLGNLAFLDASYSFIVAPRMLVDFLSAKKIISYRGCITQLFFLHFLGGGEGLLLVVMAFDRYIAICRPLHYSTVMNPRTCYAMMLALWLGGFVHSIIQVVLILRLPFCGPNQLDNFFCDVPQVIKLACTDTFVVELLMVFNIGLMTLLCFLGLLASYAVILCRIRGSSSEAQNKAMSTCTTHIIVIFFMFGPGIFIYTRPFRAFPADKVVSLFHTVIFPLLNPVIYTLRNQEVKASMKKVFNKHIA; via the coding sequence ATGGAAAGCGAGAACAGAACAGTGATAAGATAATTTATCCTCCTTGGTCTGACCCAGTCTCAAGATATTCAGCTCCTGGTCTTTGTGCTAGTTTTAATATTCTACTTCATCATCCTCCCTGgaaattttctcattattttcaccATAAAGTCAGACCCTGGGCTCACAGCCCCCCTCTATTTCTTTCTGGGCAACTTGGCCTTCCTGGATGCATCCTACTCCTTCATTGTGGCTCCCCGGATGTTGGTGGACTTCCTCTCTGCGAAGAAGATAATCTCCTACAGAGGCTGCATCACTCAGCTCTTTTTCTTGCACTTccttggaggaggggagggattACTCCTTGTTGTGATGGCCTTTGACCGCTACATCGCCATCTGCCGGCCTCTGCACTATTCTACTGTCATGAACCCTAGAACCTGCTATGCAATGATGTTGGCTCTGTGGCTTGGGGGTTTTGTCCACTCCATTATCCAGGTGGTCCTCATCCTCCGCTTGCCTTTTTGTGGCCCAAACCAGCTGGACAACTTCTTCTGTGATGTCCCACAGGTCATCAAGCTGGCCTGCACCGACACATTTGTGGTGGAGCTTCTGATGGTCTTCAACATTGGCCTGATGACACTCCTGTGCTTTCTGGGGCTTCTGGCCTCCTATGCAGTCATTCTTTGTCGCATACGAGGGTCTTCTTCTGAGGCACAAAACAAGGCCATGTCCACGTGCACCACCCATATCATTGTTATATTCTTCATGTTTGGGCCTGGCATCTTCATCTACACGCGCCCCTTCAGGGCTTTCCCAGCTGACAAGGTGGTTTCTCTCTTCCACACAGTGATTTTTCCTTTGTTGAATCCTGTCATTTATACCCTTCGCAACCAGGAAGTGAAAGCTTCCATGAAAAAGGTGTTTAATAAGCACATAGCCTga